In the genome of Myxococcus stipitatus, one region contains:
- a CDS encoding aromatic amino acid ammonia-lyase, producing MSPPGIKSERAVRFDGSRLAIEDVSSLSRREREAELGTTPDFRQRITRGAEFLDRLLAEDGNIYGVTTGYGDSCTVSIPPELVAELPHHLYAYHGIGAGRFLTPDETRAVLATRLASLTQGVSGVGLALLTQLEQLLRLDILPLIPAEGSVGASGDLTPLSYVAAVLCGEREVWHRGEKRPAAEVLAQHGLKPLKLRPKEGLAIMNGTSVMTALACLAWERAEYVSRLATRLTAFNVVASAGNAHHFDEALFALKPHVGQQRVAARLRQDLASERPSRNEQRLQDRYSLRCAPHVMGVLEDALPFFRAQIENELNSANDNPLIDPDSERVLHGGHFYGGHIAFAMDGLKNAVANVADLLDRQLALLVDTRYNHGLPSNLSGSTGPRAAINHGLKAVQISVSAWTAEALKQTMPASVFSRSTECHNQDKVSMGTIAARDCLRVLELTEQVVAAMLIAARQGITLRRRIAQETGLSPSLASMQADLEQRIPLVVEDRALDKELQGLLGAIRAREWRLYEA from the coding sequence ATGTCTCCGCCAGGAATCAAGAGTGAGCGTGCGGTCCGGTTCGATGGGAGCCGGCTCGCCATCGAAGATGTGTCCTCGCTGTCGCGCCGCGAGCGCGAGGCCGAGCTGGGCACCACCCCCGACTTCCGCCAGCGCATCACGCGCGGCGCGGAGTTCCTGGACCGGCTGCTGGCCGAGGACGGGAACATCTACGGCGTGACGACGGGGTATGGCGACTCCTGCACCGTCTCCATCCCGCCGGAGCTGGTGGCCGAGCTGCCGCACCACCTCTACGCGTACCACGGCATCGGCGCGGGCCGGTTCCTCACGCCGGACGAGACGCGCGCGGTGCTGGCCACCCGGCTCGCCTCGTTGACGCAAGGCGTGTCCGGCGTGGGGCTGGCGCTGCTCACGCAGCTCGAGCAGCTCCTGCGCCTGGACATCCTCCCGCTCATCCCGGCCGAGGGCTCGGTGGGCGCGAGCGGAGACCTGACGCCCCTGTCCTACGTGGCGGCGGTGCTCTGCGGCGAGCGCGAGGTGTGGCACCGCGGCGAGAAGCGACCCGCGGCGGAGGTGCTGGCCCAGCACGGCCTGAAGCCCCTGAAGCTGCGGCCGAAGGAAGGCCTGGCCATCATGAACGGCACGTCGGTGATGACGGCGCTGGCGTGCCTGGCCTGGGAGCGCGCCGAGTACGTGAGCCGACTGGCCACGCGCCTCACCGCGTTCAACGTCGTGGCGAGCGCCGGCAACGCGCACCACTTCGACGAGGCCCTCTTCGCCCTCAAGCCGCATGTCGGCCAGCAACGCGTCGCCGCGCGTCTGCGCCAGGACCTGGCCTCCGAGCGCCCCAGCCGCAACGAGCAGCGCCTGCAGGACCGCTACTCCCTGCGCTGCGCGCCGCACGTCATGGGCGTGCTCGAGGACGCCCTGCCCTTCTTCCGCGCGCAGATCGAGAACGAGCTCAACAGCGCCAATGACAACCCGCTCATCGACCCGGACAGCGAGCGGGTGCTGCACGGCGGGCACTTCTACGGCGGCCACATCGCCTTCGCGATGGACGGGCTGAAGAATGCCGTGGCCAACGTGGCGGACCTGCTGGACCGGCAGCTGGCCCTGCTGGTGGACACCCGCTACAACCACGGCCTGCCGTCCAACCTCTCCGGGTCCACGGGCCCGCGCGCGGCCATCAACCACGGCCTCAAGGCGGTGCAGATCAGCGTCTCCGCGTGGACGGCGGAGGCCCTCAAGCAGACGATGCCCGCGTCCGTCTTCTCCCGCTCCACCGAGTGCCACAACCAGGACAAGGTGAGCATGGGCACCATCGCCGCGCGGGACTGCCTGCGCGTGCTGGAGCTCACCGAGCAGGTGGTGGCCGCGATGCTCATCGCCGCGCGACAGGGAATCACCCTGCGCCGCCGCATCGCTCAAGAAACGGGGCTGTCGCCGTCTCTGGCTTCGATGCAGGCCGACCTGGAGCAGCGCATCCCGTTGGTGGTGGAGGACCGGGCGTTGGACAAGGAGCTGCAGGGGTTGCTGGGTGCCATCCGCGCGCGGGAATGGAGGCTCTATGAAGCCTGA